Proteins encoded within one genomic window of Panicum virgatum strain AP13 chromosome 1N, P.virgatum_v5, whole genome shotgun sequence:
- the LOC120657321 gene encoding probable tyrosine-protein phosphatase DSP2 isoform X2, with protein sequence MKLEVPAARQRSQDAEQKDKAAGVLGIEPWKNHPARLPAPLPEADAGGALVPPLNFAMVDDGIFRSGLPDAANFRFLLSLNLRSIVYLCPEPYPEENAWFLRQNGIELHQFGIEGSKEPLVYIPEETIREALKVILDVRNQPVLIHCKRGKHRTGCVVGCLRKLQKWCLSSVFDEYLHFAAAKARSTDQRFMELFDASSLMHLTASE encoded by the exons ATGAAGCTGGAGGTCCCGGCGGCGAGGCAGAGGAGCCAGGACGCGGAGCAGAAGGACAAGGCCGCGGGCGTCCTCGGCATTGAGCCGTGGAAGAACCACCCGGCGAGGCTCCCTGCCCCTCTCCCCGaggcggacgccggcggcgccctggTGCCGCCGCTCAACTTCGCCATGGTCGACGACGGCATCTTCCGCTCGGGCCTCCCGGACGCCGCCAACTTCCGCTTCCTGCTCTCCCTCAACCTGCGCTCCATCGT GTACCTGTGCCCGGAGCCGTACCCGGAGGAGAATGCGTGGTTCCTCCGGCAGAACGGGATTGAGCTTCACCAGTTCGGCATCGAAGGGAGCAAG GAACCACTCGTCTACATCCCTGAAGAAACGATCCGGGAGGCGCTCAAAGTTATTCTTG ACGTAAGAAACCAGCCGGTCCTCATCCACTGCAAGAGAGGCAAG caccggaccGGCTGCGTCGTCGGGTGCCTGAGGAAGCTGCAGAAGTGGTGCCTATCCTCGGTCTTCGACGAGTACCTCCACttcgcggcggcgaaggcgaggaGCACCGACCAGCGGTTCATGGAGCTGTTCGACGCGTCGAGCCTGATGCACCTGACGGCCTCCGAGTGA
- the LOC120657321 gene encoding probable tyrosine-protein phosphatase DSP2 isoform X1: MKLEVPAARQRSQDAEQKDKAAGVLGIEPWKNHPARLPAPLPEADAGGALVPPLNFAMVDDGIFRSGLPDAANFRFLLSLNLRSIVYLCPEPYPEENAWFLRQNGIELHQFGIEGSKSGLTMPETLLLQEPLVYIPEETIREALKVILDVRNQPVLIHCKRGKHRTGCVVGCLRKLQKWCLSSVFDEYLHFAAAKARSTDQRFMELFDASSLMHLTASE; this comes from the exons ATGAAGCTGGAGGTCCCGGCGGCGAGGCAGAGGAGCCAGGACGCGGAGCAGAAGGACAAGGCCGCGGGCGTCCTCGGCATTGAGCCGTGGAAGAACCACCCGGCGAGGCTCCCTGCCCCTCTCCCCGaggcggacgccggcggcgccctggTGCCGCCGCTCAACTTCGCCATGGTCGACGACGGCATCTTCCGCTCGGGCCTCCCGGACGCCGCCAACTTCCGCTTCCTGCTCTCCCTCAACCTGCGCTCCATCGT GTACCTGTGCCCGGAGCCGTACCCGGAGGAGAATGCGTGGTTCCTCCGGCAGAACGGGATTGAGCTTCACCAGTTCGGCATCGAAGGGAGCAAG AGTGGTCTGACAATGCCGGAAACCCTGTTACTACAGGAACCACTCGTCTACATCCCTGAAGAAACGATCCGGGAGGCGCTCAAAGTTATTCTTG ACGTAAGAAACCAGCCGGTCCTCATCCACTGCAAGAGAGGCAAG caccggaccGGCTGCGTCGTCGGGTGCCTGAGGAAGCTGCAGAAGTGGTGCCTATCCTCGGTCTTCGACGAGTACCTCCACttcgcggcggcgaaggcgaggaGCACCGACCAGCGGTTCATGGAGCTGTTCGACGCGTCGAGCCTGATGCACCTGACGGCCTCCGAGTGA